The genomic window TTCGTACGCGCCCTGGGTAAGTCTGAGGCGTTCTACCGCTTATTGGTCGAAGCCAATAATAACTACCGTTTGGTTGATCTCTGCCTCAAGCGCTTCCTGGGCCGGGCCTCCTACAACGAGCAGGAGCGTATTGCTTGGTCGATTGTGATTGCTGAACAGGGCTTTAGTCGCTTTGTTGATGCCCTGATTGATTCTCAGGAATACGAGACTAGTTTTGGCGAGAATACAGTTCCCTACCAACGGAGTCGTCGGTCGGAGCGGCCCTTCAATCTAGTGACACCGCGTTATGGCGAGGACTACCGAGACAAGCAGCCCCCAGCCAAGCCCTACTGGCTTGTAAGAGTGGAGCAGTTTGTGCCCTTGGTCGCGCAAATGGGCTGGCAACCATTCCTGGCGTTGCTAGGTTCTGGCCTCGGTGTCACTGTTGTTTTCTACCTACTAGCTCTCGCTCTAGCCCGCTAAGTTAGGTGGCGATTTTGCCAGTCTTGATTCAGCGCCGCTGTTTTACGATAACTTTCTCTTATACCCACGTCAGGAGCCTTGCTCAATGCCTGCAGTGCCCTTACTCAATTACACCCCTTCGACCCAAAATCAGCGGGTTGCTAGCTTTGGAATTGCTGATCGAGATGAGGACAGCTACCGCGCTTATCGTCTGGAAGATGTTTCTTCCCCTACCGAGATTGATGAGCTAATTTGGGCCAGCTATCGCCAAATCTTCAGTGAGCACCAGATTCTGGAGAGCAATCGGCAGAAAGCGCTGGAATCCCAGTTAAAAAATGGCTCCCTCAGCGTGCGCGACTTTGTGCGCGGCCTTGCGAAGTCTGAAGTGTTCTATGAGCGTGTAGTCTCAGTGAACAACAACTACCGACTCGTAAGCCTGCTGGTCCGTCGCCTTCTAGGCCGGGACAGTTATAACAAGGGTGAAGAAATCGCCTGGTCGATTGTTATTGGTGAGCAGGGCTACACCGCTTTTGTGGATGCCTTGGTCGATAGCGACGAATATGAGCAGAATTTTGGCGAAAATACAGTCCCCTATCAGCGCAAGCGCTTCGGCAGCAACACTGAAGGCCGTCCGTTCAACCTAGTTACGCCCCGTTACGGTGAGGATTACCGTGAGAACTACGGTGTTACCCAGAACGACTGGCGCTTCACCCTGGAGAAGTTCTACAGCAAGAAGTTCCAGCAGCGCTACATCCCCGAAGGCGACCCTCGCAAGTTCTTAGATGTGGCTCGCTCCATCAATCCCAAGGTGAACTATGCCCAGTCATTACGGGCAGCGGATATTGATTACCTAGCAGCAGTGCCCTATCGAGGCCGTCGCTAAGCCAATTCTTGCTTAGTAATCTCAGATGTAGGGTCTAATCCAGAGTGGGCCAGGGATATTCCCTGGCCCACTCTGTTTGGGAGTTTACACTGGGATAGGCTCCCGAGCCTTTTCATCTCCTTTCCTCTGTCCCACTGTCTTCAGGCGGTCCCTATGAGTTCCCTACACCCTCCCCTGACTCATCCAGATAGTGAACCTGAGCTGCTGGACTCTCCCGTGGAGCCTGAGCCCCATTCTCATAGCCATCCCCATGTCCATGACTCTGAGTCTGTGCGGCGCTTGAGCAATCGCCTCTCGCGCATCGAAGGCCATATTCGTGGCATCAAGCGGATGGTGCAAGAAAGTAGCCCTTGTCCAGATGTTCTGATCCAGGTGGCGGCGGTGCGAGGCGCGCTCGACCGCGTCGCCCACAGCATCCTCGAAGAGCACCTCACGCAGTGCATTGCACGTGCGGCTCAGGAAGGCAATATCGAAACCGAGATTGCCGAACTGAAGGTAGCGCTTGACCGCTTCCTCAAATGAGTCCTAGCAAGGAGGCGGCAGACGCCAACATCCGGTTTACAATTGGTTGCGTTGTCAGACGCCTACAGGAGCGCGCTTGAGCAAAATGAAGCGTGTATTGGCTCTAGTGCCTGGCGGGATTGGTGATCAAATTCTGTTCTTTCCCACCCTGGACGATCTCAAGCAGCAAATTCCTGATGTCCGGATCGATGTGGTCACTGAGCCTCGCTCCGTGGGTGCCTATCGTCTTTGTAAATCAGTTACTCAGGTCATTCCCTTCGATTTCAAAGCCAACAACAGTTTGGCGGACTGGGGCAACCTGCTCGGCGTGATTCGGGAGGTCGAGTACGATACTGTATTTTCTCTGGGCAAGCGGTTCGCGGTCGGCCTACTGCTTTGGCTTACAGGTATTCGGCAGCGGGTGGGCTACAGCGGCGATGGTCAATTATTTTTGACCGATTCAGTGCCCCTAAATCTGGATCAGTATGCGGCACAGATGTACCACGACCTGCTCAAGGGTCTGGGGATTAATACTCCCTGCCCCGAGATCAGCATCAGCGTGCCTAAGAAAGATATTGAGTGGGCCGAGAGTGAGCAGGAGCGGCTGGCAATTAAAGACAGTGGCTATGTGTTGATCCACGGCGGCTCCAGCCAGCTTGCCAAGGAGAAGGGCATCAATAAGATCTACCCAGTGGAAAACTGGGTGAAGATCATCACTGACTTCAGAAGCCGCCAGCCCGACTTACCAGTGGTCGTGGTGCAGGGCCCGGAAGATGGCTCTCTAGTCAACGATCTGCGCCGAGCCCTGTCCGATCTCAAAATCACAGCTCCTCCTGACTTGGGCAAATTGGCAGCAATGATTGCAGGGGCAAATCTCATGCTCTGTACCGACAGTGCGCCCATGCATCTCGCCGTTGCGGTTCAGACTTACACCCTGGCCCTTTTTGGTCCTACAGACCCCGCCAAGTTGTTGCCCAAGAGCGAGAAGTTCTTACCAATTCGCGCTGAGTCAGGGCTAATCAGTGATATTCCACCGAGCAGCATTTTGGAGCGTGTTTGGGGCAGCTAGCTAAGAGGAAGCAGCTAAGGGATAGCTAACCTGCTGTTTCCTCCAAAGCAAGCGTTCTTCACTGAGTGCTGGGTTAATGCCAGGCTTGCAGCAGAGCCAGCTCTTGGGCTAGCTCTACTGCAAGCCCACTGGAGCTTGAGCCAAGGTTGAAGGCCCTTCTGAATTTCTCAGAAGCTACCGTTAGCTTGTTTAAGGTTTAGATCTTAAGCAGGACTAGAAGTAGAACTATTCGTCACTGCTTCTCTGATAGCGTCCAAAACTTCTTTTGGATGAGAAATTATTGCGGCGTGGCTTGATTCTACAACAGTTGTTGTTGCGGCCATTCGTTTAGACAATTCACGCTGTAATTCAGGTGGAACAGCCTGGTCGTTGTTCGCAACAACATACCAGCTTGGCTTATTTCTCCAGGCTGGCGAATCTCCTTTTACTTGCAGCAGTGATGTAGATGGCGCTGTTTGAGTCGCGTATATCAATGCGGATTGTTCTGCTGTCAGGTCACCCGCAAGAGTCTTTTGTACGCCTTCTTTTGAAATCCAAATAAAGCCTTCTTGTTCTTGAAAGTACTCCGCTTTGGGTTCATATTTACTCATTAGATCTATCATCGATTCGCCAGCATCAGGAGCAAGCGCAGCAATATAGACTAAGCCAGAGACTCGTTCGTCGTTGCCCGCTTGGGTAATGACCATACCACCCCAAGAATGACCAACCAAAATACATTGACCTTCGATGCGAGCCAAAGCGCGTTTCGTTGCAGCAACATCATCCGCTAACGAAGTTAGTGGGTTTTGAACTGCAATAACCTCGTAGCCTTCTGCCAATAGTGTTGGAATAACTTGACTGTAACTAGAGGCATCTGTCCAGAAGCCGTGAACCAAGACAATGCTCTTAACTTCACTCATGATTGTTTTTCCTTTTTGTCAACATCCTGTTGTTCACATCACAGATGCCGCAAATTCGTTAAACGGGTTTCTTCGCAATCGTGCTATCGATCAGACCATAAGCCTTAGCTTCCTCAGCACTCATATAAAAGTCTCGTTCAGAATCCTGTTCAATCCGCTCCTTGGTTTGGCCTGTATTTGCAGCCAGGATGCTGTTGATTATGTTTTTTAGATAGAGAATTTCGCGAGCAACGACTTCAATATCGCTGGCTGGTCCTTGCGCGCCACCGGAGGGCTGGTGGATCATAATCCGGGCATTGGGTAGTGCAAATCGTTTTCCTTTGGTGCCTGAAGACAGCAAGAATGAGCCCATTGAAGCTGCCATGCCTAAGCAGATCGTAGACACGTTGGCGCGAAGCTGGCTCATAGTGTCATAAATCGCCATGCCAGCCGTGACCGAACCACCAGGGCTGTTGATGTACAACAAGATGTCTTGTTCTGGATCTTCAGAGTCTAAGAACAGCAATTGCGCAACGATTGAGTTAGCACTTTCGTCTGTAACTTCTTTTCCTAGAAAAACAATTCGTTCTCTTAAGAGGCGCGAGTAAATATCAAAGGCTCGCTCTGTGGTGCCAGAAGATTGGATCACAGTTGGGATGCTTAGCTGATGGGAGCGTTCCATTATTTGCGTTCTCCTTTTTGCATTCTTTAAGATTGCTGCAATCACAAAACTGGGGCTCACTGTCCAGTTCCCTATCTAGTCACTTTCTACAAGGAACAAAAACACTATTGCCAACCAACTAACCAACTACTGCCGTTAGCCGAGGGTTGAGACAAGCATTATTGTTCTCCAGACAAGCAGCAATGGGCTTTATTTAAGCCCCGTTATTGCGAGTGTTATTGCGAGTGTTACTGTGTGCGCTATGACAGGTAGCTGATTCAGGAAATTAATCCTGCTCGGCGGCCATGCTATTAAGGACCGTGAGCAACCTGTGACGAAGCTTGTAGTTCCAATTCTCTTCAAGATAGAAATCACAGGAGGAATCAGTGTCTGACTTTCTATAGCTGAAGGGCTGTGTTCCTGAGGTGATTGGTTCTAGGGTCCGAATGTTCGCGTTTGAACTTGGAGACTGATACCAAGCTCGGCTTGCCTGACGACCAGGCAACCGCATCAACTCATCAAATGAGTTAGGCTCCGGCTTACAGCCTTGATGCTCCAATTGCAGCCGAGTTCCCCCGGCTACAGGCGTTAGCGTCCAAGTCACAACCGTAGGCTGACTCATTAGACTGTCTTGCCAGGTGTAGCTCAAGCGCTTAGGCATATCCAAAGCAATCACTTGACACTGGATAGCACCATCCAAGCCGGGTAGCGTATGACCTCGAAACCAGAACTTGTGACCTAAGCGGGGCTCAAAGTCATTGTCCATTAGCCAGTCGGCCAAGGCACGACGGTCAGTAATCACCCGCCATACCCGCTCTGGCGTGTGTGGGTAGAAAACCTGAAGTTTTATGGCTTGTCGGCGCATGGGGGGTCCTCCAATTCATCCAGATAGGTGCCGAGGCGATCTAACTTCTGGGGCCAGAACTGCTCGTAGCGACTGAGCCAATCAGCTACTTCTTGGAGTGGCTCTGGATTGAGCCGGTAAAAGCGCTGCCTCCCTACCCGTCGCTGCGTGACCAAGCTCACCTCACAGAGGATGTGCAAATGCTGGGAGATCGCCGGTAGCGTCAGAGCAAAGGGCTCTGCCAACTGTTTCACAGGCTGCTCTCCCTGGCGCAGACGATCGAGCAAGGCCCGTCGGGTCGGGTCTGCAATTGCCTGAAAAATATCTGCACTGGCAACCGGTCGGCTCATGGCAGCGTCGGCTCAAAAACCTGCTCGAAAGCATAAAACAACCAAGAAACAATTAAGCATTCACTTAACTGTCTTCAGGATAGATAAGCATTCGCTTAATTGTCAATGGGATTCCCTCGCTAGCGGCCCCTTTCAAGCAAGGAATTTATTACATTTGAAGACATAGCGTACCGAACCAGATCAGCGCCCCATGATACCTACCGTTATTGAGCAGTCCGGACGCGGCGAACGCGCCTCTGACCTTTACTCCCGTCTATTGCGCGAGCGCATTATCTTCTTGGGTCAGCAAATTGATGCCAACGTCTCCAATCTTGTGGTGGCGCAACTGCTGTTCCTAGAATCCGAGGATCCGGAGCGGGACATCTACCTTTACGTCAACTCTCCAGGTGGCTCGGTCACAGCTGGCATGGCTATCTACGACACCATCCAATGGATTAAGCCTGATGTTTGCACGATCTGTGTAGGTCTTGCTGCCAGTATGGGAGCTTTTCTGCTGACAGCAGGAGCCAAGGGCAAGCGTATGAGTCTGCCCCACTCGCGCATCATGATCCACCAACCTCTAGGTGGTGCTCAGGGTCAGGCTACAGACATTGAAATTCAGGCCAAAGAAATCCTCTATCACAAGTCCCGTCTCAATGACTTGATGGCCTTCCATACCGGTCAACCTCTAGATCGCATTGAGCAGGACACGGAGCGCGATTTCTTCATGTCTGCCGAAGAATCGCGTGCCTATGGCCTGATCGACGAGGTCATTGTCAAGCGTCCTCGCCCTGAAGAGGCTGCCGTCCCTGTTACCGTCTAGTTTTAGCGTCCTGGTTGGCCAAGTTAGTTAACTCAAGCTGGTTAGCTGGATGGTTATCGTCTAGGCACGATTTTCTGAGGCGATTGGACCTCAAAAAATTGCCTCACCCCAGGTCTAAGCTGGTTTCTAGTGCTTAGAGGGCTTGCTTAAGATCGCTAGGGTGAGGCGATTTTTTGGTGGTAGCAGATCACAGACCAAAATCAATCCGGGTGCTGCATTAGGGAAGCGGACAGATCAAAATACAGATCACCAACGGTCTTGGGCGCAGGACGCATGCCTACTTCGCTTCCTAACCGATTGCCAAAAGCTATTGGTGGCCAATCCATGATCCTCGATGCCCAGGCTACCCAGGCAGCGATTGCGGAGTTGCTGCAACGCTGTGCGGTCGGTGAGCACCCTTCCTTGGAGTGGCTCAGCGGTTGGTTAGCTTGCCTAGAACATTTAGGCGGACTCAGTGCCTTCGACAGCCAGCGAGAGCTCGAAGAACTGCTCACTAGCGTGCCCGTCCACCCAGTGCCCCGCAAGCCTAGGTCAACCCTATACCCGGAAGGTGTGCAGCAGGTCCAGTGGGCGGTGCTACTCAGCCGCATTGCCAACCAGATCTGCAATTCGCAGGATTTAGAAGCAGTCGGCGCCTTTATTATTCACGAGTTGGGACAGGCCATGGAGGCCGACCAGGCAGCATTGGCAGTTTATGACCCCTATGCTGGCACGCTGGTTCTCAATGCGGAGTACCGTTCGCCCGGTAGTCCAGTTCGCCCATTGCAGGGGGCTCATCTTGAGCCGAAGGATTGGCCAAGCAGCACTTGGGCCTTTCGCAGTGGTCAACCCTGGGCCATTGCTGACATCAATATTGCCGATCTTGAGCCCACTGAGCGAATGCTGCTTAACCAGTACAGCTGGCGCTCAGTCCTCCAGGTACCGATGATCACGCGGGGAGGCTTAATTGGCGCAGTCCTGGTCAGCCAGTCCACGCCGCGTTGCTGGAGTGCGGCTGAGATCACGCTAGTGCAACAGGTGGCAGGGCAGGCGGCCATTGCTCTAACCCAGGCCCGACTTTATCAAGAAACGCGTGCCCAGGCTGAGCGGGAAGCTCTGCTGGGGCGCATCAACGATCGTATTCGCCAGTCGCTCGACATCGACACCATCCTGGATACTGCCTTAACCGAGCTGTTGGGGGTTGTGCAGGCCGATGTCGTCAACTTTGGCAAACCGACTGGTGCCGAGGCTGACTGTCTCTACATCAGCCATGAAGTGCATCGAGTTGGCAGCCAGGAAGGGCGTTGGGGCGAGGACACACCCCTGCCGGTGCAGCTGCATCTGTCAGAAAACTCCCTATTTCTCAACCAGATTCGTAACCAGTATCCGGTGATGATCGAGGACACCCGTCACCACCCAGGACTTAGCGAACTGGAACGGCAGACCTTTGAACTCAGACGGATGCGCTCGGTGCTGTCGCTGCCGCTGTGCTATCAAAACACACTGATTGGCAGTCTAACGGCCTACAACCACAGTCCTTATCCCTGGCAACCCGAAGAGATTGACGCTGCCCATGTAGTTGCCAACCAATTAGTCGTCGCGATTACCCACGCCCAGCTTTATGAAGTCTCCCGAGCCAGAGCTGAGCGGGAAATGCTGCTGAATCGGATCGCCAATCGCATTCGCGCCACGCTAGATCTGGACGACATCCTGCAAACCACCGTTGATGAAGTGCGCCAGTTGTTGCAGGTCCAGCGCTGTAACTTCTTTTGGTATCGACCTGAGCGGGGCTGCTTTGCTCTAACTCACGAATCGCGTGAGCCTGGGCTAGACAGCTTAATCGGTGAGTTCAATGTCGAAGAATTGGGCCAATTGGGGGAACATCTGCTGCGTCGAGAGCGCGTTCAGATCGACTCGATTGCAACCCATCCCTTGCTTTGCAGCCAAAGCCGCACTCTGCTGCTGCAAACTGGCTTCCGCTCTGATTTAATTTTGCCGGTTGAGGCCTCGGATGCTCCACTGGACAGTGGGCTAGCCAGTACAACCTCGACTGCTGCCAATGGCGAACTGGGGTTTATCGAATGCGTCGAGTGCAGCACTGAGCGTCAGTGGACCTCTGAAACGGTGGAACTGTTACAGGCCGTTGCCGATCAACTAGCTGTAGCCATTACCCAAGCCCAGCTCTACGCAGCCTCTCGTCGCCAAGCTGAGCGCGAAGCCCTCCTTAATCGCATTACTGCTGCTGCCCGCAGTTCCCTAGACCGAGATGCCATTCTGGAGACAATTGTCACCCAAGTGGGCGAAGGGCTGGGGGTTGAGCGCTGTCACTTGTACCAGCGCCACACCGATACCAACGGCAAGCCAGGGCTTTTGATTAGCCACAGCTATTGCAATGACCCCTGGGCCCCCAACCTGGTTAATACCCACTGGGCCGCAGATGACCTGGGAGAAATCTTTGAGGCGCTGCTGCGGCAGGAAACAGTGGTTATCCCAGATCGCTGCACAGACATCCGCTTCTCTGAGTTTTGCCGCCAGATGTGCTGCGATCTCGATCCAGGCTCAGGGCTGCTCGTGCCGATTGTGCAGTACGAGGATGATCCTGATCTGACTTCGACCCGACGGGCCTGGACCTGGGGAGTTTTAGGCTTAACTCGCAAAGGGGGAAGCAACCAGCCAGCCAGCTTTGCCCCAGCCGATATCACCCTGGCACAGACGGTGGGTGATCAGCTCTCGGTAGCGATTACCCAGGCCGAGCTGTATCAACAAACCCGCTACGCCGCTCAACAGGCGCAGATCCGAGCTCGACGCGAACAAGCCCTCAACGCTGTCGTGACTGCCATTCGCAGCTCGCTCGACCTTGACCAGATTTTGAACCAGGCAGTAAAGGGGCTGGCGCAGGCTTTACAGGCTGACCGCTGCTTACTGTTTATTCGGCCCGACTATAGCACTGGCTACTCCGAGTCAGACGGCTTCCAAATTACCCACGAATACCGGACGGGGCCCTCTCAATCTCTGCTGGGGTACACCTGGAGCGCTGAGGTCCTGGCTCAGGATTACCCAATTTGGTGGCACCTGCATAACAGCGATAGTCCCCATAGCAGCGATGATGTGACCCAAGACCCACTCCTGGGCGACGGCGGCGCGGGTCTGCTGGCGTTGGGTGTCAAGGCTCAGATCTTCGCGCTGATCCGCCGCAGCGATACGCGGGCAGTAATCGGTGGGGTAATGCTGCACGATTGCAAGAGTCCGCGTCGCTGGCAGCTGGCAGACACCCGTACCGTCGTGACCATTACTGACCAGCTAGCCATCGCCATTAACCAGGCGCGTCTATACAACGAGACTCGGGCTGCGGCTGAACGGGAGGCACTACTCAACCAGATCATTTCAGCCCTGCATCACAATTTGGAGCTGGGCACGCTCACACGTCAGGTGGCACAGGGACTCACCGAGGCTCTGGACGTCACCCGTGTCTCCGTATGGCTTTTCTCGCCCGACTATCGCTTACTAGAGTGCTGCCACCTATTCAGCCGGGACCCCAATGAAGCAGGGGTGCTGCCCTGTCCGCCACCCTTGGAGGTAGCCGACTTTCCGGTCTACTTCGAAGCAATTTCGCAGTGGTTGCCGTTGGTGGTGGACAACACCCGCAGTGATCCCCATTTGAATGAGCTTTATCCTGCCTATCTGGAGCGGGCCCAGATTTTCTCTACCCTGGACATGCCCATCGTGCGGCCCGAGGCTGACGATGCACTATCGATGCTTGACAGTCCAGAGATACGGGCTAACGCCGAGGAGTCTCCGGTACCACCTGGTACCAGCGCTGGCCTGCAAGCCCTTTCTGGCATTCTCTGCATCGAGCAATGCAATGCTCCCCGGGTTTGGCAAGCAGATGAAGTCTCCCTAGTAGAAGCGGTAGCGGACCAGCTAGCCGTGGCAATTAACCAGGTACAACTCGTCCATCGCACACGCGAAGCCGCAGCTGATGCCCGTGCTCAGGCCGAGAATCTACGCTCAACTCTAGATGTGTTGCAGGCCACGCAAGCTCAGCTGGTTCAGACTGAGAAAATGTCCAGCCTGGGTCAGATGGTGGCGGGAGTAGCCCACGAGATCAACAACCCGATTAGTTTCATTCATGGCAACGTTCCTCACGCCACGACCTATATTCAGGACTGCCTAACGCTGCTGGATCTCTATCGGCAGCATATGCCCGAGCCACCAACGCAGATCCTTGAATTTCAAGAGCACATGGACCTGGACTTTGTGCGTGAGGACTTAACTGCGATTCTGCGCTCGATGCGTACGGGCACCGAACGGGTCCGCGAAATTGTCCTGACCCTGCGCAACTTCTCCCGGCTCGACGAAACTGACAAGAAGCCTGCTGATTTAAATGAAGGCATTGAGAGCACGCTGTTGCTGCTGCAAAACCGGCTCAAGCAAGGTGCTGATCGCAAAGCTCCCTACAAAGGCGGCATCGAAGTGATTCGGGACTACTCGGAGCTGCCACCCCTACTGTGCTATCCCGGCCAGCTCAACCAAGTCTTTCTCAACCTGCTGAGCAATGCCGTTGATGCCCTGCGCAGTAGTGACCCGCGTGAACGAGGCAACGAGACCGCCTGCATTACGATCAAGACCGGCTGCACTGGCGCTGCCATTCAGGTGCAGATCATCGACAATGGCCCTGGCATCCCGCCGCAAATTCAGCCGCGCCTATTCGATCCGTTTTTCACAACTAAGCCTGTAGGTGAGGGGACAGGCTTAGGGTTATCGATCTGCTATCGAATCGTGGTGGACCACCATCAGGGTTCGATTCGCTGTGAGAGCAAACCAGGTCAGGGAACGATTTTTGTGGTGGAAATTCCCTTGGGTTAGGCTGAGGTCGGCGCTACAGCGTGTTTAATGAACTATTGCCTTAACCTCCTACCCAGTGGCTTAGGCCTGTGAGTCTGCCCCTTTCTCCTTTGCAAACTGCAAATCAGCGCCCAGCACACCGCCTTGATGTGCTTTGGATGAGCGGTTTACTACTCGCTGCTCTGCTGCTCTATACTCTGGTGCTTGGGGAGGTGCCCCTGCGTGACTGGGATGAAGGCACCCATGCTCAAGTCGCACGTGAGATCTGGCAAGCTCCGCCTCACAGCCTGACCTGGCTCTACCCGACCCTTTCCGGTGAGCCTTATTTGAACAAGCCACCGTTGATGCACTGGCTGATGGCCTTGAGTTACCGCCTCGGTGGTGTGCATGAATGGACTGCCCGCTTGCCGGGCACGTTACTCAGTGCCTTCTCGGTGCCCTTGCTTTACCTGTTAAGCCGTGAAGCGGTAGGGTCTCGCTTGCCAGCCCTAATGACGGCCCTGGTGTATCTAACTCTGCTGCCAGTGGTGCGGCATGGGCGCTTGGCCATGCTCGATGGCGCAGTGCTGTGCTTTTGGCTAATCATGGTCTGGTCAGCCTTGCGTGCCCGTCGCGATCTGCGTGCTTGCCTGGGGTTGGGGCTAGGGCTGGGCTTAATCTGCCTGACCAAAGGCTTACTGGGTCTGTTGTTGCTCAGCGTGGTCTTGGCCTTTCTCGCCTGGGACACCCCTCGTCTGCTGCGCTCAGGTTATCTGTGGGGCGGCCTGCTCCTGGGACTGGTGCCGATAGGAGCCTGGTCTGTGGCTCAGTGGCAGCACTACGGCGAGCAATTTGTGCAAACCACTATTTTGAGCCAATCTTTCAGCCGCATTACTAGCGGTGTAGAAGGCAATGGGGGGCCGCCCTGGTACTATCTGCTGGAACTGCTCAAGTACACTTGGCCCTGGCTGATCTTCCTGCCCCGAGGGGTCAGTCTGGCTTGGGAGGACCGCAACCGCAGTTGGGGCAAGTTGGCCCTGGTTTGGTCGGCGCTGTATCTGCTGGCGATTTCGGTGATGGGCACCAAGCTACCTTGGTACATTTTGCCTCTGGAGCCAGCCTTGGCCTTGCTAGTTGGGGTTGAGCTAAGCGCTCTGTGGCGAGGGCAACACCCGTTCCAAAAAGGCGGAGCCCTCATGCTGATGCTGGGGGCAAGCTTGCTCAGTTGCCTGTGCTTCTACGAGCTGTACACCCTGATTGCGGCTCCCGGTTCAGCAACGGATTCTTTGGCTCTGATCCTGACTTTGTCCGCAGCGGCTTTGACGCTGTGGGTTGGCGCGCGGCTGCTCTGGCAGCAGGATCGGCAGGCGATTCCGGTGCTGCTATGGGGCATGTATGTGTCATTACTGCTGCTCATCGGCTCTGGTTTCTGGCTTTGGGAGTTGAACGAGGCTTATCCGGTGCGCCCAGTGGCAAATCTATTGCGGCAACATTTGCCAGCGACGGCAACCGCCTACACCTCGTTTGGGTCCTACCGACCTTCGCTCTACTTCTACAGCGAACGCCACGTCGAGCCGCATTCACTTGAGGAGTTACAGCGCATCTGGCAGCAAGACGCTCATCCGTTTCTGCTGCTAGATGCGCCTGCCCTCAAGAGGCTGTCGCTGCCTCAGGCCGACTCTTTAGGTCGTGCAGTGGGCTGGGTCTTGATAGAACGGACGCCTAAGTCTGGCCAACCAGAACTGGAGGTCCGTCAGCCTAGTGAGGTTAACCGCTTCAAAATTGCTGCCACTGGCGCGCTTGTGCCACACCTGCCTAAACCTGCTTGAGTTAATCTGCTTGAATCGAGGTTGACCTGGGGGCTCGAACTCAGAGCTTGTACTACTTGAACCTAAATTTCACTACGCTCTTGGGCAGATGAACCGGCTAGTGAGCTGATCCAGATTGAGTGAGGAACTCTTGTGGAGACTCAAGCAATGACTCAGAGCCAAGGCACTCAAGCCATTAGCAACCTGGAGTACGATCTGCTGACCGTACTGCAAAATAAGTCTGAAGCCCTAAAGGCATATGACACCTACAAACAAGACGCTGAATCGCTGGGTTCTCAGCCCTGTGCAGAATTGTTTGAACGGCTAAAGCAAGCTGACCTGCAGCATGCGCAGGAAATCCGTCAGCACCTGCAACAAGTGATGCAGAACGGCAAGATGTAGTTCGGTTGTCGAAAGATGACTTAGGAGCCAGATAGAAGCCTGAACCAACGGCTTCCATCTGGCTCTTAAATCTGTTTCGGCTTAAATCTATTTTGGCCCAGATTTGTTTTGGCTAGTCTGTAAATGATTTGAAATGGTTTGGCTAAGTAGCTGG from Leptolyngbya sp. FACHB-261 includes these protein-coding regions:
- a CDS encoding phycobilisome rod-core linker polypeptide: MAAVPLLSYPLTVQDQRVSGFGLSDQNGSGFRVYRSENTQSDSERSDLLWATYRQLFSEHEILESNRPKALESQFKNGSLSVRDFVRALGKSEAFYRLLVEANNNYRLVDLCLKRFLGRASYNEQERIAWSIVIAEQGFSRFVDALIDSQEYETSFGENTVPYQRSRRSERPFNLVTPRYGEDYRDKQPPAKPYWLVRVEQFVPLVAQMGWQPFLALLGSGLGVTVVFYLLALALAR
- a CDS encoding phycobilisome rod-core linker polypeptide → MPAVPLLNYTPSTQNQRVASFGIADRDEDSYRAYRLEDVSSPTEIDELIWASYRQIFSEHQILESNRQKALESQLKNGSLSVRDFVRGLAKSEVFYERVVSVNNNYRLVSLLVRRLLGRDSYNKGEEIAWSIVIGEQGYTAFVDALVDSDEYEQNFGENTVPYQRKRFGSNTEGRPFNLVTPRYGEDYRENYGVTQNDWRFTLEKFYSKKFQQRYIPEGDPRKFLDVARSINPKVNYAQSLRAADIDYLAAVPYRGRR
- a CDS encoding metal-sensing transcriptional repressor — translated: MSSLHPPLTHPDSEPELLDSPVEPEPHSHSHPHVHDSESVRRLSNRLSRIEGHIRGIKRMVQESSPCPDVLIQVAAVRGALDRVAHSILEEHLTQCIARAAQEGNIETEIAELKVALDRFLK
- a CDS encoding glycosyltransferase family 9 protein, with product MKRVLALVPGGIGDQILFFPTLDDLKQQIPDVRIDVVTEPRSVGAYRLCKSVTQVIPFDFKANNSLADWGNLLGVIREVEYDTVFSLGKRFAVGLLLWLTGIRQRVGYSGDGQLFLTDSVPLNLDQYAAQMYHDLLKGLGINTPCPEISISVPKKDIEWAESEQERLAIKDSGYVLIHGGSSQLAKEKGINKIYPVENWVKIITDFRSRQPDLPVVVVQGPEDGSLVNDLRRALSDLKITAPPDLGKLAAMIAGANLMLCTDSAPMHLAVAVQTYTLALFGPTDPAKLLPKSEKFLPIRAESGLISDIPPSSILERVWGS
- a CDS encoding alpha/beta fold hydrolase, translating into MSEVKSIVLVHGFWTDASSYSQVIPTLLAEGYEVIAVQNPLTSLADDVAATKRALARIEGQCILVGHSWGGMVITQAGNDERVSGLVYIAALAPDAGESMIDLMSKYEPKAEYFQEQEGFIWISKEGVQKTLAGDLTAEQSALIYATQTAPSTSLLQVKGDSPAWRNKPSWYVVANNDQAVPPELQRELSKRMAATTTVVESSHAAIISHPKEVLDAIREAVTNSSTSSPA
- the clpP gene encoding ATP-dependent Clp endopeptidase proteolytic subunit ClpP; its protein translation is MERSHQLSIPTVIQSSGTTERAFDIYSRLLRERIVFLGKEVTDESANSIVAQLLFLDSEDPEQDILLYINSPGGSVTAGMAIYDTMSQLRANVSTICLGMAASMGSFLLSSGTKGKRFALPNARIMIHQPSGGAQGPASDIEVVAREILYLKNIINSILAANTGQTKERIEQDSERDFYMSAEEAKAYGLIDSTIAKKPV
- a CDS encoding SRPBCC domain-containing protein: MRRQAIKLQVFYPHTPERVWRVITDRRALADWLMDNDFEPRLGHKFWFRGHTLPGLDGAIQCQVIALDMPKRLSYTWQDSLMSQPTVVTWTLTPVAGGTRLQLEHQGCKPEPNSFDELMRLPGRQASRAWYQSPSSNANIRTLEPITSGTQPFSYRKSDTDSSCDFYLEENWNYKLRHRLLTVLNSMAAEQD
- a CDS encoding helix-turn-helix transcriptional regulator, which codes for MSRPVASADIFQAIADPTRRALLDRLRQGEQPVKQLAEPFALTLPAISQHLHILCEVSLVTQRRVGRQRFYRLNPEPLQEVADWLSRYEQFWPQKLDRLGTYLDELEDPPCADKP